One Metamycoplasma canadense DNA segment encodes these proteins:
- a CDS encoding OppA family ABC transporter substrate-binding lipoprotein, whose protein sequence is MKKSNKIWLTSFASLSAATILPLLAASCGKELPKDKYVYEFSSPFSNTPFEYDASRSFGGFSNVSYSTQTSVGLIRLQSLNEPEVKNKDSKTYITEPTWTKRKLSLASKIILTDKEGKISTFDSDEAEIKEPATHNENGISYYNQPAVALKSNNKQSINSKEFDDKLKSAVKLQFVVRENVHWVDKEGNKTEYTVNARDFWYSWLRTLSINKSFRLENGGSEELEKEVIDSLSEKTSTVFTDQQNYANNYLFALFNVDSSKFSKEESFIQKTSEGKDAVTFEALDTEKEVSFNQFINKIMFADYTFMPAPSQYIDAENQKEKLPVWNYNGKKDEKTEEIEKKLRAIPKDKLVSKVGAYWYGLSLNNVLFVGPYYGAPQKGQEVILRKNTHYYDQEFAKNSNTIKEIVYIYNQNIDADTFNKRSFDKYKQNRLSQISFSSLKENQQQEILKQASKYGLRHAKTLNKTNPFYRMVSQGFIRPIPKDQSSDFYAFNDAYSKLVYGVKKDELAKGLNDPYEFISGRGLVFRTLINAAINWDEFASQATGGQGYAWLAKVADGSAIGGSDQDTASVKTPADVKDKINSLFAIKADKTGKINFGNKLGDSLEPSENEEHIKNTSDKTAKLKSAGFDKVKEELQKLFEQFDKENPDLKGQNFEFEHLFPYINIPAAYKRAFENIEKVFNELNPRLKISVYHTQDSEDAKFQRIRKEGANGSELLAWGYDYDAIGSGYDGLSWNANLIPTLIWIAENKDTDKTKLIKENFPLIYDLAQKIVEYGKTNWVAPIPFEKLHLIENKYKSKLLDQILNYKLKEVKDDNKTYYTLERKEVQLLDEKNQPKIDEKTKKPITKMVPIPWKPADGKHLTDIYTLSAKFWFEYIHKMTNEEAVKLMTEFTSFFHVDFTYNIFKNRNEFGKFLVQKHFIVPDESTLNVSIYSDWRIKEEKK, encoded by the coding sequence ATGAAAAAATCAAATAAAATATGATTAACTTCTTTTGCCTCCCTATCTGCAGCGACAATTTTACCTTTATTAGCTGCTTCGTGTGGAAAAGAATTACCAAAAGATAAATACGTTTATGAATTTAGTTCACCGTTTTCAAACACACCATTTGAATACGATGCTTCTAGATCATTCGGTGGTTTTAGTAATGTTTCATATTCAACACAAACTTCAGTAGGTTTAATAAGATTACAATCATTAAATGAACCTGAAGTTAAAAATAAAGATTCTAAAACTTATATAACAGAACCAACTTGAACAAAAAGAAAACTTTCTTTAGCTTCTAAAATTATTTTGACTGATAAGGAAGGAAAAATTTCAACATTTGATTCTGATGAAGCTGAAATTAAAGAACCAGCTACTCATAATGAAAATGGAATTTCATATTACAATCAACCCGCTGTTGCTTTAAAATCAAATAATAAACAATCAATTAATAGTAAAGAATTCGATGATAAATTAAAAAGTGCTGTTAAACTTCAATTTGTTGTTCGTGAAAATGTTCATTGAGTAGATAAAGAAGGTAATAAAACTGAGTATACCGTTAATGCTAGAGATTTTTGATATTCATGATTAAGAACGCTATCAATTAATAAATCATTTAGATTAGAAAATGGTGGATCAGAAGAATTAGAAAAAGAAGTAATTGATTCTCTTTCTGAAAAAACTTCAACTGTTTTTACTGATCAACAAAATTATGCAAACAACTATTTGTTTGCTCTATTTAATGTTGATAGCTCAAAATTTAGTAAGGAAGAATCATTTATTCAAAAAACTTCTGAAGGTAAGGATGCTGTAACATTTGAAGCTTTAGACACTGAAAAAGAAGTTTCATTTAATCAATTTATTAATAAGATAATGTTTGCTGATTATACATTTATGCCAGCTCCTTCTCAATATATTGACGCTGAAAATCAAAAAGAAAAATTACCAGTTTGAAATTACAATGGTAAAAAAGATGAAAAAACTGAAGAAATTGAGAAAAAACTAAGAGCTATTCCAAAGGATAAATTAGTTTCAAAAGTTGGTGCTTACTGATATGGTTTAAGTTTAAATAATGTTTTATTCGTAGGACCATACTACGGAGCGCCACAAAAAGGTCAAGAAGTAATTTTAAGAAAAAATACTCATTACTATGACCAAGAATTTGCTAAAAATAGCAATACAATTAAAGAAATAGTTTATATATACAATCAAAATATTGATGCTGACACTTTTAATAAAAGAAGTTTTGATAAATATAAACAAAATAGATTATCACAAATTTCTTTTAGCTCATTAAAAGAAAATCAGCAACAAGAAATTTTAAAGCAAGCATCAAAATATGGATTAAGACATGCTAAGACTTTAAATAAGACAAATCCATTTTATAGAATGGTATCACAAGGATTTATTAGACCAATTCCAAAAGATCAAAGTAGTGATTTTTATGCATTTAACGATGCTTATTCAAAATTAGTGTATGGTGTTAAGAAAGATGAATTAGCTAAAGGTTTAAATGATCCTTATGAATTTATATCAGGTAGAGGTTTAGTTTTTAGAACGTTAATTAATGCTGCAATTAACTGGGATGAATTTGCTTCACAAGCTACTGGTGGTCAAGGATATGCATGATTAGCAAAAGTAGCTGATGGATCAGCAATTGGTGGCTCGGATCAAGACACTGCTTCAGTTAAAACTCCCGCAGACGTTAAAGATAAAATTAATTCATTATTTGCTATTAAGGCTGATAAAACTGGAAAAATTAATTTTGGTAATAAATTAGGTGATTCGCTAGAACCATCTGAAAATGAAGAACATATTAAAAATACTTCTGATAAAACTGCTAAATTAAAATCAGCGGGTTTTGATAAGGTTAAAGAAGAATTACAAAAATTATTTGAACAATTTGATAAAGAAAATCCTGATTTAAAAGGTCAAAACTTTGAATTTGAACACTTATTCCCATATATAAATATTCCAGCTGCATATAAAAGAGCATTTGAAAATATTGAAAAAGTATTTAATGAACTAAACCCAAGATTAAAAATTTCGGTATATCATACGCAGGATAGTGAAGATGCAAAATTCCAAAGAATCAGAAAAGAAGGAGCAAATGGAAGTGAATTACTAGCTTGAGGATATGATTATGATGCTATTGGTTCAGGATATGATGGTCTTTCTTGAAATGCTAATTTAATACCTACATTAATTTGAATAGCAGAAAATAAAGATACAGATAAAACAAAATTAATAAAAGAAAATTTTCCATTAATTTATGATTTAGCTCAAAAAATAGTTGAATATGGTAAAACAAATTGAGTTGCTCCTATTCCTTTCGAAAAACTTCATTTAATTGAAAATAAATACAAGTCAAAATTATTAGATCAAATATTAAATTACAAATTAAAAGAAGTAAAAGACGATAATAAAACATATTACACCTTAGAAAGAAAAGAAGTACAACTTTTAGACGAAAAAAATCAACCAAAAATTGATGAAAAAACTAAAAAACCGATAACAAAAATGGTTCCTATTCCTTGAAAACCCGCTGATGGTAAACATTTAACAGATATTTATACACTTAGTGCAAAATTTTGATTTGAATACATTCATAAAATGACAAATGAAGAAGCTGTTAAATTAATGACGGAATTCACATCATTCTTTCACGTTGATTTTACTTACAATATTTTTAAGAATAGAAATGAATTTGGAAAATTCTTAGTTCAAAAACACTTTATAGTGCCAGATGAATCAACATTGAATGTATCAATTTACTCGGATTGAAGAATTAAAGAAGAAAAAAAATAA
- a CDS encoding BC85_0335 family putative methyltransferase translates to MKIINEYASLLNNKESKISADVRLGLIISLVIVFIIGLTAFIITFLYKKKIVKKYVSPREEDEKNKLKKINPNYGVVLDGIKKFYDSELNDFFICFVINTIYLNNYENIYCEDKNNYLALSISNLANKQVFLNNKKNVKLNNEIKNEFENIKFDLISYTSEINKKSDLIILLNNNLEFKKAIESKLSFLSENGMIIIENDKQLKFKNIKDIALFFNLRYETLKFKNKSVILLAKNNIKDIVEKGED, encoded by the coding sequence ATGAAAATAATAAATGAATATGCCTCATTACTTAATAATAAAGAAAGTAAAATTTCTGCTGATGTAAGATTGGGTTTAATTATTTCCTTAGTTATTGTTTTTATAATTGGACTTACTGCTTTTATAATTACATTTTTATATAAGAAAAAAATAGTTAAAAAATATGTTTCACCCCGTGAAGAAGATGAAAAAAATAAGCTTAAAAAAATTAATCCAAATTATGGTGTTGTTCTTGATGGAATAAAAAAATTCTATGATTCTGAATTAAATGATTTTTTTATTTGTTTTGTAATTAATACTATTTATTTAAATAACTATGAAAATATTTATTGTGAAGATAAGAATAATTATTTAGCACTTTCTATTTCTAACCTCGCAAACAAACAGGTTTTTTTAAATAATAAAAAAAATGTAAAACTAAATAATGAAATAAAAAATGAATTTGAAAATATTAAATTTGATTTAATATCTTATACCTCTGAAATAAATAAGAAAAGCGATTTGATTATCCTTTTAAATAATAATTTGGAATTTAAAAAGGCAATTGAATCTAAACTTAGTTTTTTATCAGAAAACGGAATGATAATTATTGAAAATGACAAACAATTAAAATTTAAAAATATAAAAGATATAGCTTTATTTTTTAATTTAAGATATGAAACCTTAAAATTCAAGAATAAAAGTGTTATACTTTTAGCTAAAAATAATATAAAAGATATTGTTGAAAAAGGAGAAGATTAA
- the mnmA gene encoding tRNA 2-thiouridine(34) synthase MnmA codes for MRKKVILGMSGGVDSSVCAYLLKEQGYDVEGLFMRNWDSFLNNDFLGNYDINQNICPQEQDYLDAQKVANQLNIKLHRVDFVKEYWENVFQYLINEYKIGRTPNPDIFCNKYIKFKAFSDYAFNNLNADFIAMGHYANAIDGELYRAKDVLKDQSYFLAQLSNEQLKKVIFPLANFTKNEVREIAKKLNLATASKKDSTGICFIGERRFAQFLENYIPAQPGDIIDIHTNKIVGKHSGAMYYTIGQRKGLNLGGFEKPYFVVGHNIKNKIIYVANEDNPEYLLSDKIIAINWNLIAKNYNPLNLSAKFRYRQRDIKCEIKVLSNNQVEVIYDATEAVTPGQEVVIYEENKVVGAAIINQVFYKNKEKTYL; via the coding sequence ATGAGGAAAAAAGTGATTTTAGGCATGAGTGGTGGTGTTGATTCTAGTGTTTGTGCATATTTATTAAAAGAACAAGGTTATGATGTTGAAGGTTTGTTTATGCGTAATTGAGATTCTTTTTTAAATAATGATTTTTTAGGAAATTATGATATTAATCAAAATATTTGCCCGCAAGAACAAGATTATTTAGATGCTCAAAAAGTTGCTAATCAACTTAATATAAAACTTCATCGTGTTGATTTTGTTAAAGAATATTGAGAAAATGTTTTTCAGTATTTAATTAATGAATACAAAATTGGCAGAACACCTAATCCAGATATTTTTTGTAACAAATATATTAAATTCAAGGCTTTTTCAGATTATGCATTTAATAATTTAAATGCTGACTTTATTGCCATGGGTCATTATGCTAATGCTATTGATGGCGAATTATATAGAGCTAAAGATGTTTTAAAAGATCAATCGTATTTTTTAGCTCAATTAAGTAATGAACAATTAAAAAAAGTAATTTTCCCTCTTGCTAATTTTACAAAAAACGAAGTAAGAGAAATAGCAAAAAAACTTAATTTAGCAACAGCGTCTAAAAAAGATTCAACAGGAATTTGTTTTATAGGAGAAAGAAGATTTGCACAATTTTTAGAAAATTACATTCCTGCACAACCTGGAGATATTATTGATATTCACACTAATAAAATAGTTGGTAAACATTCTGGCGCTATGTATTACACAATTGGGCAAAGAAAGGGATTGAATTTAGGTGGATTTGAAAAACCATATTTTGTTGTCGGACATAATATTAAAAATAAAATAATTTATGTTGCTAATGAAGATAATCCTGAATATCTCTTATCTGATAAAATAATTGCAATTAATTGAAATTTAATTGCTAAAAATTATAATCCTCTTAATTTAAGTGCTAAATTTAGATATCGTCAAAGAGATATTAAATGTGAAATTAAGGTTCTTTCAAATAATCAAGTTGAGGTTATTTATGACGCTACTGAAGCAGTTACACCTGGTCAAGAAGTAGTTATTTATGAAGAAAATAAAGTAGTTGGAGCCGCAATTATAAATCAAGTATTTTATAAGAATAAAGAAAAAACATATTTATAA
- a CDS encoding deoxycytidylate deaminase, with product MNLTTEKNFFNKDKDNIKWEIYFMSLAKLSALRSKDPTTKVGACIVSPNNYVISLGYNGMPTSFNNKEVDNDEVFPWNRPNQSNDVLGSKYTYVVHAEANAIINANLTNSKIEPGSSIFVTHSPCYNCAKIIVQSKISKVYYANAYKPESDDFKASLKIFNAFGIECIKIDNDFDIEFKIKNKE from the coding sequence ATGAATTTAACAACAGAAAAAAATTTTTTTAACAAAGATAAAGATAATATAAAATGAGAAATCTATTTTATGTCCCTAGCTAAATTAAGTGCTTTAAGATCAAAAGATCCAACAACAAAAGTAGGAGCTTGTATTGTATCTCCTAACAATTATGTTATTTCATTAGGATATAATGGAATGCCGACAAGTTTTAATAACAAGGAAGTTGATAATGATGAAGTTTTTCCTTGAAATCGCCCAAATCAATCAAATGACGTTTTAGGATCTAAGTATACATATGTCGTGCACGCTGAAGCGAATGCAATAATAAATGCTAATTTAACTAATTCTAAAATTGAGCCAGGATCATCTATTTTTGTAACTCATTCTCCATGTTATAATTGTGCTAAAATTATTGTTCAATCTAAAATTTCAAAAGTTTATTACGCTAATGCATACAAACCTGAATCTGATGATTTTAAAGCCTCACTAAAAATTTTTAATGCCTTTGGTATAGAATGTATTAAAATAGATAACGATTTTGACATTGAATTTAAGATTAAAAATAAAGAATAA
- the greA gene encoding transcription elongation factor GreA — translation MEDKKIYLTKESLEQYNKRLVYLQQEARPLVIEEIKEARNQGDLSENAEYDAARDKQAAIENEILEIQHILENAILIDEDFSDSNIVRIGSTVKLLDLKTKEILTVIIVGALDADPFNGKISNSSPLAKAILNHKVDDTVEVDAPKKYKVRIESIM, via the coding sequence ATGGAAGATAAAAAAATATATTTAACAAAAGAAAGTCTTGAACAATATAATAAAAGACTAGTTTATTTACAACAAGAAGCCAGACCATTAGTAATAGAGGAAATTAAGGAAGCTAGAAATCAAGGTGACTTGTCTGAAAATGCCGAATATGATGCTGCTCGTGACAAACAAGCTGCAATTGAAAATGAAATTTTAGAAATTCAACATATTTTAGAAAATGCAATTTTAATTGATGAAGATTTTTCGGACTCAAATATAGTTAGAATTGGTTCTACTGTCAAATTATTAGATTTAAAAACAAAAGAAATTTTAACTGTAATAATTGTTGGAGCATTAGATGCAGATCCTTTTAATGGAAAAATTTCAAACTCTTCTCCTTTAGCAAAAGCTATTTTAAATCATAAAGTTGATGATACTGTTGAGGTTGATGCCCCTAAAAAATATAAAGTTAGAATTGAATCTATAATGTAA
- a CDS encoding ABC transporter permease — protein sequence MFKYIRQRIAFAILTLFIITFVVYVLVSAFGKSPIESLVEKAINDPKNKLPYDQLVIKYETDFGLRDASGKTIPIIVRYFKYIGNVFKGDFGFIINKENNPSPNEYDNIQKLFFIPLKYSIRITLPAFIVSSISGITIGVFAGYKRGKLFDSAANLFVLLFVAIPSFVLAPILIAISLKIGIPVTVPREALEPSFGELFISYLPPILIITLTSMAGYVGYTRNQVITVLTSNYVLIAKTKGLKSTQIFFKYVLRNISIPLFSLLFGSFLGLLSGSIIIEKYWDVPGTSQVIANSFPTGEINIIMFSTIFFTGLSLGAGIFVDVMFTILDPKITYAAKSKRNYWFFFKAYLERKKLAKDLFAKKVIESQNLLNTNKNK from the coding sequence ATGTTTAAATATATACGTCAAAGAATAGCGTTTGCTATTCTTACGTTGTTTATTATAACCTTTGTAGTTTATGTTTTAGTTAGTGCTTTTGGTAAAAGCCCGATTGAATCATTGGTTGAAAAAGCAATAAATGACCCTAAAAATAAACTACCTTATGATCAATTAGTTATAAAATATGAAACCGATTTCGGTTTGCGGGATGCTTCCGGCAAAACAATTCCAATTATAGTTAGATATTTTAAATACATTGGAAATGTTTTTAAAGGTGATTTCGGTTTTATTATTAATAAAGAAAACAACCCGAGTCCAAACGAATATGACAATATTCAAAAATTATTTTTTATACCTTTAAAATATTCAATTAGAATAACGTTACCAGCCTTTATTGTAAGTTCTATATCTGGTATAACTATTGGTGTGTTTGCAGGTTATAAAAGAGGTAAATTATTTGATTCAGCAGCTAATTTATTTGTTTTATTATTTGTTGCCATTCCTTCATTTGTACTTGCTCCGATATTAATTGCTATTTCTTTAAAAATTGGAATTCCTGTTACAGTTCCGAGAGAGGCTCTTGAACCTTCATTTGGTGAATTATTTATTTCTTATTTACCTCCTATTTTAATTATTACATTAACTTCAATGGCGGGATACGTAGGATACACAAGAAATCAGGTTATTACTGTACTAACCTCGAATTATGTTTTAATAGCAAAAACTAAAGGTTTAAAATCAACTCAAATATTCTTTAAATATGTTTTAAGAAATATTTCAATTCCTTTATTTAGTTTATTATTTGGTTCATTTTTAGGTCTTTTATCTGGTTCTATTATTATTGAAAAATACTGAGATGTACCAGGTACAAGCCAAGTTATTGCAAATTCATTCCCAACAGGTGAAATTAATATTATTATGTTTTCAACAATATTCTTTACCGGTTTATCACTGGGAGCAGGAATATTTGTTGATGTGATGTTTACAATTCTAGATCCTAAAATTACATACGCAGCAAAAAGTAAAAGAAATTATTGATTCTTTTTCAAAGCATATTTAGAAAGAAAAAAACTAGCAAAAGATTTATTTGCTAAAAAAGTTATTGAATCACAAAATTTATTAAACACTAATAAAAATAAATAG
- the alaS gene encoding alanine--tRNA ligase: MLSSKEIRKMWLDFFKSKNHLVVESKSLIPQNDPSLLWINSGVATLKDYFSGKKVPPAKRITNSQKSIRTNDIENVGVTARHHTFFEMLGNFSIGDYFKKEAIAFGYEFIFDVLKLEKNRIYITYFEDDLDTYNRWIELGIQKDHLIKGTRDTNFWDVGQGPCGPDTEIFYDRGEKYDKRGLELLINDIENDRYVEIWNIVFSQFNNDGENNYTELATKNIDTGAGLERITSIMQDAPTNFDTDLFLPIIKEVERLTNYHYDINNYFINDPNQTKINTWFRVIADHIRASVNAISDGVSPSNVGRGYIIRRLIRRSYRSGLSLGIQEKSFLYKLVKIVKESLIFDIDIDAVAKIIKEEEEIFAKTIKEGEKLLELELEKKGFIDAKTAFKMFDTYGFPIELTDEILKEKNIKINLDDFYEYLKEHQKRSRGNIEVGMQKVINSLALIPNKISEFIGYDFLESKSKILYLLDSENSINNVENAEQISYVILDKTPFYATSGGQNHDFGYMIQNGNKIEILDVFKDKFWNHIHVVKGIINNKDEILCFVDKEKRLNYARNHSSTHIMFHALRKTYSNEVIEQLGSNIHPEHFTFDFGLDHRPTKNEIKQIESIMHDYIKMSAKRNYIITSIKKAQELGAYMTIEESEYHDANNVRVVEFENITKDLCGGTHVDNSSIIENFKIVSVDSKGTGIYRLRVVTSNKLVNDYLLNEIIEKQKLLISLIKNNKELKLDYQKEFETLIPKDVFEKEKLLEDYEIIENQIREDYKKFLKEKNNETVDISLYHYLFINEIKTFLFYEKDINLLRKITIQIRESNPDSLVIGINQNKENTYFLIIASKTYDSTLIFKNIANKFNGKGGGNKIVSQGSIETTISSDGLINEIKDLINA; this comes from the coding sequence ATGCTTTCATCAAAAGAAATAAGAAAAATGTGATTAGATTTTTTTAAATCAAAAAATCATTTAGTTGTTGAATCAAAATCTTTAATTCCTCAAAATGATCCCTCTTTATTATGAATTAATTCAGGAGTAGCGACACTAAAAGATTATTTTAGTGGTAAAAAAGTACCCCCTGCAAAAAGAATTACTAACTCACAAAAATCAATTCGTACAAATGATATAGAAAATGTTGGTGTTACTGCAAGGCATCATACTTTTTTCGAAATGTTGGGTAATTTTTCAATTGGTGATTATTTTAAAAAAGAAGCAATAGCTTTTGGCTATGAGTTTATTTTTGATGTTTTAAAACTAGAAAAGAATCGTATTTATATTACTTATTTCGAAGATGATTTGGATACATATAACAGATGAATTGAATTAGGAATTCAAAAAGATCATTTGATTAAAGGAACAAGAGACACTAATTTCTGAGATGTCGGTCAAGGCCCTTGTGGACCAGATACGGAAATTTTTTACGATCGTGGTGAAAAATATGATAAAAGAGGTCTTGAACTTCTTATTAATGATATTGAAAATGATAGATATGTTGAAATTTGAAATATTGTTTTTTCACAGTTTAATAATGATGGTGAAAACAATTATACTGAACTAGCAACAAAAAATATTGATACCGGAGCAGGCCTTGAAAGAATAACTTCAATTATGCAAGATGCTCCAACTAATTTTGATACTGATTTATTTTTACCAATAATAAAAGAAGTTGAAAGGTTAACAAATTATCATTATGATATAAATAATTACTTCATTAACGATCCAAATCAAACAAAAATTAATACCTGATTTAGAGTTATAGCTGATCATATAAGGGCTAGTGTTAATGCTATAAGCGATGGAGTTTCTCCATCAAATGTTGGACGTGGTTATATAATTCGACGTTTAATAAGAAGATCATATCGTTCTGGATTGTCATTAGGGATTCAGGAAAAATCATTCTTATATAAATTAGTAAAAATTGTTAAAGAATCATTAATTTTTGATATTGATATTGACGCTGTTGCTAAAATCATTAAAGAAGAGGAAGAGATTTTTGCTAAAACAATTAAGGAAGGTGAAAAACTTTTAGAGCTTGAATTAGAAAAAAAAGGTTTTATTGATGCTAAAACTGCTTTTAAAATGTTCGATACATACGGTTTTCCAATTGAATTAACCGATGAAATTTTAAAAGAAAAAAATATTAAAATTAATTTAGATGATTTTTATGAATATTTAAAAGAACATCAAAAACGTTCACGTGGAAATATTGAAGTAGGTATGCAAAAAGTAATTAACTCGCTAGCATTAATTCCAAACAAAATATCAGAATTTATCGGTTACGACTTTTTAGAATCAAAATCAAAAATTTTATATTTATTAGATTCTGAAAATTCAATAAATAATGTTGAAAATGCTGAACAGATTTCGTATGTTATTTTAGATAAAACCCCCTTCTATGCTACTTCAGGTGGTCAGAATCATGACTTCGGTTATATGATTCAAAATGGAAATAAAATTGAAATTTTAGATGTTTTTAAAGATAAATTTTGAAACCATATTCATGTTGTTAAAGGAATTATTAATAATAAAGACGAGATTTTATGTTTTGTTGATAAAGAAAAAAGATTAAATTATGCTCGTAATCACAGTTCAACTCATATTATGTTTCATGCATTGCGTAAGACATATAGTAATGAAGTTATTGAACAATTAGGATCAAATATTCACCCTGAACATTTTACATTTGACTTTGGTCTTGATCATCGACCAACAAAAAATGAAATTAAACAAATTGAATCAATAATGCATGATTATATTAAAATGTCAGCAAAAAGAAATTACATTATTACTTCAATTAAAAAAGCCCAAGAACTTGGAGCTTATATGACTATTGAAGAATCAGAATATCATGATGCAAATAATGTTAGAGTTGTTGAATTTGAAAATATAACAAAAGATTTATGCGGCGGAACCCACGTTGATAATTCATCAATTATTGAAAACTTTAAGATTGTTTCAGTTGATTCAAAAGGGACTGGAATTTATCGTTTAAGAGTTGTAACTTCAAATAAACTTGTTAATGATTATTTATTAAATGAAATTATCGAAAAGCAAAAATTGCTTATTTCATTAATTAAAAATAATAAAGAACTTAAATTAGATTATCAAAAAGAATTTGAAACTTTAATTCCAAAAGATGTTTTTGAAAAAGAAAAACTTTTAGAAGATTATGAAATAATTGAAAATCAAATAAGAGAAGATTATAAAAAATTCTTAAAAGAAAAAAATAACGAAACAGTTGATATTAGTTTGTATCATTATCTTTTTATCAATGAAATTAAAACATTTTTATTTTATGAAAAAGACATTAATTTATTAAGAAAAATAACAATTCAAATTCGTGAAAGTAACCCTGATTCCTTAGTTATTGGAATTAATCAAAATAAAGAAAATACATATTTTTTAATTATCGCTTCAAAGACATATGATTCAACGCTGATATTTAAAAATATTGCGAATAAATTTAATGGTAAGGGTGGCGGAAATAAAATTGTTAGTCAAGGTTCGATCGAAACAACAATTTCAAGTGATGGACTAATTAATGAAATTAAGGATTTAATTAATGCGTAA
- the ruvX gene encoding Holliday junction resolvase RuvX, producing MRKLGLDLGSKTCGIAITDLNNIIVSALETFYFEEWHFIDLIKRIGFWINESEYKNEIDTIVLGYPLRMDLSKSPRTKMVEKFKVRLEENFKINVILQDERESTIFAENILFEAGFNGKKRKIKKDSLAAQIILEDYLKRG from the coding sequence ATGCGTAAGCTTGGACTTGATTTAGGTTCAAAAACTTGTGGAATTGCAATAACTGATTTAAATAACATTATTGTTTCAGCACTTGAAACCTTTTATTTTGAAGAGTGACATTTTATTGATTTAATAAAACGTATTGGTTTTTGAATTAATGAAAGTGAATACAAAAATGAAATTGATACTATTGTTTTAGGTTATCCATTACGTATGGATCTATCAAAAAGTCCTAGAACAAAAATGGTAGAAAAATTTAAAGTAAGATTAGAAGAAAATTTTAAAATTAATGTTATATTGCAAGATGAAAGAGAAAGTACCATTTTTGCTGAAAATATTTTATTTGAAGCTGGTTTTAATGGTAAAAAAAGAAAAATAAAAAAAGATTCTCTAGCAGCACAAATAATATTAGAAGATTATTTAAAAAGAGGTTAA